In Lachancea thermotolerans CBS 6340 chromosome H complete sequence, a single genomic region encodes these proteins:
- a CDS encoding KLTH0H15466p (no similarity) — MLLINIASACHISSTEPAETPQLLLERQSRHYLSGMYPLCESSRTAFSATLQARARPSLDFIPKAVFTRAHSLFQMRGLCQGVAPRFLRFFRGAIPLTAVQSDATRLLLGEHLYHDRTLHDRRQNTPNRGLRCWREQASSSVGLTAAEAIITLHQPIN; from the coding sequence ATGCTTTTAATCAATATAGCCTCAGCTTGTCACATCAGCAGCACAGAGCCCGCTGAGACGCCTCAGCTCTTGCTTGAGAGGCAATCAAGGCATTATCTATCTGGCATGTACCCTTTATGTGAATCATCCAGGACAGCATTCAGTGCTACCCTTCAGGCTAGAGCAAGACCATCGCTGGACTTTATCCCGAAAGCCGTATTCACGCGCGCCCACAGCTTGTTCCAAATGCGAGGGCTGTGTCAAGGAGTCGCGCCAAGGTTCCTGCGATTTTTCCGTGGCGCCATACCGTTGACCGCAGTCCAGTCCGATGCAACCAGGCTTCTCTTAGGGGAGCACTTGTACCATGACAGGACTCTCCACGATAGACGGCAAAACACCCCCAACAGAGGTCTTCGTTGCTGGCGAGAGCAAGCCTCAAGTTCGGTCGGTCTTACTGCGGCGGAAGCTATTATTACCTTGCACCAACCTATAAACTAA
- a CDS encoding uncharacterized protein (similar to uniprot|Q04018 Saccharomyces cerevisiae YMR244W Hypothetical ORF): MYTKLIALAAACSQAVAANSYDNLHNHEHAKKAGKTVQGKPVSHLFRRSGTCAFPNYDGMVAVQSSGQNGGWAMSWDQPCSYGSWCPYACAPGQLSGQWDPEATSYTYPQSQYGGLYCDENGNLQKPNSQNDYCYDGKGTVAAKNSAGSGVAFCQTVLPGNEEMLIPTFVDGGSEELLAVPGTDYWAKTASHFYINAPGTSVDDGCKWGSSSSPQGNWAPYVAGANMDDSQNTYVKIGWNPVYLEDSCPFKNDMPSFGVRITCDDESQCVGLPCEIDPAKQSVNEVSGGGSAGAGNGQFCVVTARNGAKAKIEVFQSDSKAKRDVSHHRHDAAATRTTIAKVMTA, encoded by the coding sequence ATGTACACCAAACTTATAGCACTAGCTGCTGCATGTTCGCAGGCTGTTGCCGCGAACTCGTACGACAACCTGCATAACCACGAGCACGCGAAGAAAGCGGGCAAGACCGTGCAAGGAAAGCCAGTATCGCACCTCTTCCGCCGTAGCGGGACATGCGCGTTCCCAAACTATGACGGCATGGTTGCTGTCCAGAGCAGTGGACAAAACGGCGGCTGGGCGATGAGTTGGGACCAGCCTTGTTCGTACGGGAGCTGGTGTCCTTACGCATGCGCTCCAGGCCAGCTATCCGGCCAGTGGGACCCAGAAGCTACGAGCTACACTTACCCTCAGTCCCAATACGGTGGACTGTACTGTGACGAAAACGGAAACCTACAAAAGCCCAACTCGCAGAACGATTACTGCTATGACGGTAAAGGAACTGTTGCTGCTAAGAACAGCGCGGGCTCCGGTGTTGCGTTCTGCCAAACGGTCTTGCCAGGAAACGAAGAAATGTTGATTCCAACCTTCGTCGACGGCGGATCTGAGGAGCTTCTTGCCGTGCCAGGTACCGATTACTGGGCGAAAACGGCGTCCCACTTCTACATCAACGCCCCAGGTACAAGCGTCGATGACGGTTGCAAGTGGGGATCTTCCTCATCTCCACAAGGCAACTGGGCGCCTTATGTGGCGGGCGCCAACATGGACGACTCCCAAAACACGTACGTGAAAATTGGTTGGAACCCCGTTTATCTTGAGGACTCTTGTCCTTTCAAGAACGATATGCCATCCTTCGGTGTCAGGATCACCTGCGATGATGAGTCTCAGTGTGTGGGGCTTCCTTGCGAGATCGATCCTGCGAAGCAAAGTGTGAACGAGGTTTCTGGTGGCGGCTCTGCTGGTGCCGGTAACGGCCAGTTCTGTGTGGTGACCGCCAGAAACGGTGCAAAGGCTAAGATCGAAGTGTTCCAGAGCGATTCCAAGGCTAAGAGAGACGTGTCTCACCACAGACACGACGCTGCGGCCACCAGAACAACCATCGCTAAGGTAATGACGGCGTAG
- a CDS encoding opsin family protein (similar to uniprot|P25619 Saccharomyces cerevisiae YCR021C HSP30 Hydrophobic plasma membrane localized stress-responsive protein that negatively regulates the H()-ATPase Pma1p induced by heat shock ethanol treatment weak organic acid glucose limitation and entry into stationary phase) — translation MFETDLIKRAGNDATNVNPATGVDLKMTEHGSDWLWAVFSVFGLVSLIYAALFVVFEHRGTKIHRYAVAGPLSISLVLAFSYFTMASNLGWTAVQAEFNNLTTPNQSEVPGIRQIFYAKYVAWFLTWPALLYLTELTGVVTRDSSNILGPRPWSFYDLVHGLFLQICGSWFFIIGLLVGSLIHSSYKWGYWTMAAFAQLLVTYLIFKHQLVDLTISGIKLVLLVFTHVCIYLYLVAWGLSDGGNVITVDSSHVFFGILDLLIFVLVPALLVATATSSGVMPTFFSRHNGSSDLEKQTASDEALRQSGETAVPTTTVAPRTNIGITTQEPVAA, via the coding sequence ATGTTCGAGACAGATCTCATAAAGAGGGCGGGAAACGACGCTACCAATGTCAACCCCGCGACCGGAGTTGACCTCAAGATGACAGAGCACGGCTCAGACTGGCTTTGGGCTGTGTTTTCTGTTTTCGGGCTCGTCTCTCTGATCTACGCGGCGTTGTTCGTGGTGTTCGAGCACAGAGGCACCAAGATCCACCGGTACGCAGTTGCAGGTCCACTGAGTATTTCGCTAGTGCTGGCCTTCTCGTATTTTACCATGGCTTCGAACCTCGGCTGGACTGCGGTGCAAGCTGAATTCAACAACCTGACAACGCCAAACCAAAGCGAGGTCCCCGGGATCAGACAGATTTTCTACGCCAAGTATGTGGCCTGGTTCCTGACGTGGCCCGCGCTTTTATATCTCACTGAACTGACAGGGGTTGTTACTAGGGACTCTAGCAACATTTTGGGCCCCAGACCATGGTCGTTTTATGACCTTGTTCACGGGCTGTTCCTGCAGATCTGTGGAAGCTGGTTCTTCATTATTGGTCTTTTGGTGGGCTCTCTAATCCACTCATCCTACAAGTGGGGTTACTGGACCATGGCAGCCTTCGCGCAGCTGCTGGTCACCTACCTCATATTTAAGCACCAGTTGGTGGACCTTACAATCAGTGGCATCAAGCTCGTCCTGCTGGTGTTCACCCACGTTTGCATCTACCTCTACCTCGTGGCTTGGGGACTCTCAGACGGTGGCAATGTGATTACGGTCGACTCGTCCCATGTTTTCTTCGGCATATTGGACCTTTTGATCTTCGTCCTTGTGCCTGCACTGCTTGTGGCAACCGCCACCTCCTCGGGAGTCATGCCAACGTTTTTCTCGAGACATAATGGCAGCAGCGACTTGGAAAAGCAAACCGCAAGTGACGAGGCTCTCAGACAATCTGGTGAAACCGCAGTCCCAACTACCACAGTTGCGCCTCGCACCAACATCGGGATTACTACTCAAGAGCCAGTAGCggcttga
- the COA6 gene encoding Coa6p (similar to uniprot|Q3E846 Saccharomyces cerevisiae YMR244C-A Hypothetical ORF) has translation MGWFTKAKPIDDQSRPPSRSSRKQCWESRDIFFQCLDKISVVNALDPKNQDAIQKNCKAQENKYEQDCATSWIKYFKEKRVVDHKREKFMQEMESKNAQQIDLSGVVRR, from the coding sequence ATGGGCTGGTTTACCAAGGCGAAGCCGATAGACGATCAGTCGAGGCCGCCATCGCGGTCATCGAGAAAGCAGTGTTGGGAGTCAAGAGACATCTTCTTTCAGTGCCTGGACAAGATTTCTGTGGTGAACGCTCTTGATCCCAAGAACCAAGATGCCATTCAGAAGAACTGCAAGGCCCAGGAGAACAAGTACGAGCAGGACTGCGCGACGAGCTGgatcaagtacttcaaagagaagcgtGTAGTCGACCACAAGCGCGAAAAGTTTATGCAAGAGATGGAGAGCAAGAACGCGCAGCAGATTGATCTTTCCGGGGTGGTGAGACGTTAG
- a CDS encoding KLTH0H15554p (weakly similar to uniprot|P18544 Saccharomyces cerevisiae YOL140W ARG8 Acetylornithine aminotransferase catalyzes the fourth step in the biosynthesis of the arginine precursor ornithine), whose protein sequence is MTTDSAPTESYVFQGTINKKMPQVLRGKGVRMTIKKDGKVYEDVIDGVTGAAVGALGWGDEEVLPIINKAASENTYSFPSLIGNQASEDLAKFYIDSSPKGAFSAALWCCSGSESNENALKIIRQYQQERGRPEKIKIISRDTSYHGFTLGALSISNCSRFNAFKEICIPQELCLKMPACYPYRYQKKGETEEEYSQRLLDTLEKMIVDNDPNTVSCVIVETLPGSSLGTAPPPKGYLPGIRALCNKYDVIMMLDEVMCGTGRSNPNGKLNCWENFLDPKDAPDIQTVGKTLGSGYVTIAGVLVGPKIRQAFVEGTNSVFGAQTYSSHGFNCAVALEIQKKIARDGLTANIFKMGNLMGEKLQKALLSEDNIVGDVRGIGGFWSLEFVKDRATKEWFPVELDVGHRFQDICFQNGLNVMGMQGNADGHNGDISLLAPAFVITEKDVEDIVEIVIKSVGQLSKELKTEGKW, encoded by the coding sequence ATGACTACAGACTCTGCTCCAACCGAATCCTACGTCTTCCAAGGCACCATTAACAAGAAAATGCCCCAGGTCTTGCGCGGCAAGGGTGTTCGCATGaccatcaagaaggacgGCAAGGTGTACGAAGACGTCATCGACGGTGTCACTGGTGCTGCCGTGGGCGCCCTGGGCTGGGGTGACGAGGAAGTCCTCCccatcatcaacaaggcGGCCAGCGAGAACACCTACTCCTTCCCTTCCTTGATCGGTAACCAGGCCTCCGAGGACTTGGCTAAGTTCTACATCGACAGCTCTCCAAAGGGCGCTTTTTCTGCCGCCTTGTGGTGCTGCTCAGGGTCTGAAAGTAACGAAAACGCTTTGAAGATCATCAGACAATACCAACAAGAGCGTGGCCGCCCAGAGAAGATTAAGATCATCTCCAGAGACACTTCTTACCATGGTTTCACTTTGGGTGCTCTATCCATCTCCAACTGCTCGCGCTTCAACGCCTTCAAGGAGATCTGTATccctcaagaactttgcttgaagatgCCCGCCTGCTACCCATACCGTTACCAAAAGAAGGGTGAGACTGAGGAGGAGTACTCCCAGCGTCTATTGGACACTTTGGAGAAGATGATTGTCGACAACGACCCTAACACTGTCTCTTGTGTTATCGTGGAGACCCTTCCAGGCTCATCGCTAGGTACCGCTCCTCCTCCAAAGGGCTACTTGCCAGGTATCCGTGCTCTGTGCAACAAGTACGACGTGATCATGATGCTGGACGAGGTTATGTGCGGTACTGGTAGAAGCAACCCTAACGGCAAGCTAAACTGCTgggaaaacttcttggaccCTAAGGATGCACCAGACATCCAAACTGTCGGCAAGACCTTGGGTTCCGGTTACGTCACCATCGCCGGTGTCCTAGTGGGCCCCAAGATCAGACAGGCCTTCGTTGAAGGCACAAACTCAGTGTTCGGCGCCCAGACTTACTCTTCTCACGGCTTCAACTGTGCTGTTGCTCttgagattcaaaagaagattgCCCGCGATGGCTTGACTGCGAACATCTTCAAGATGGGTAACTTGATGGGTGAGAAGTTGCAAAAGGCCCTGCTAAGCGAGGATAACATTGTCGGTGACGTGAGAGGTATTGGTGGCTTCTGGTCTCTGGAATTTGTCAAGGACAGAGCCACTAAGGAATGGTTCCCTGTTGAACTCGACGTTGGCCACCGTTTCCAAGACATCTGTTTCCAAAACGGCCTGAACGTCATGGGTATGCAAGGCAACGCGGATGGACACAATGGTGATATTTCTCTGTTGGCACCCGCCTTCGTTATCACGGAGAAGGATGTCGAGGATATCGTGGAGATAGTTATCAAGTCCGTGGGCCAACTATctaaagagctcaagactGAAGGCAAGTGGTAG
- the SIP5 gene encoding Sip5p (similar to uniprot|P40210 Saccharomyces cerevisiae YMR140W SIP5 Sip5p facilitates the interaction between the Glc7p phosphatase and the Snf1p kinase), which translates to MGNVPGKLENEGVARPNRSMSASAAQTPSGRNGTTTAGARSQRTSSLVGTLLSSRRRSSSSEVNGNGNPYKRKSTKDKEKMEERHVKQLIVKYNETVDGGFLAPFGSCGTDKLDYDAKVVKNLIMERRLAPFYTPLQDFDDSWSREEVIKIIEALPLHAPFNENLETFEDVPIGDLSQNDIDHLIDKTLSRREQRRMRSKIFKARLYKKRIIWQERENERFFESKIEGKQSKLQSNPNLPSDDLKYAMYSSGAECPICFLYYPQPINMSRCCLQPICSECFVQIKRAEPHFPHDEEDPSNPQDEEKDPNMLTSEPTNCPYCATPDFGITYEAPADRKVGLQGLAPSSYVYHKKDSPEQDSVPRTPDRRGSLASTDQRVVTSDSLRPDWQVKLNKERMRLARRSANATAIHVSNQLVTPGHQASAGVTSTSAPRSNSNDNAVEFQHSSPTPLWPANATAAEIENHMIEQAIKLSLAEHERENSPKKR; encoded by the coding sequence ATGGGAAACGTACCGGGGAAACTGGAAAACGAAGGCGTAGCGAGGCCCAACAGGTCCATGAGCGCCTCTGCAGCACAAACGCCTAGCGGAAGGAATGGAACGACAACAGCTGGCGCGCGAAGCCAACGCACGTCGTCGCTCGTAGGAACCCTTCTAAGTTCCAGGCGCAGATCAAGCTCCTCCGAAGTTAACGGAAACGGAAACCCATATAAGCGCAAATCAACTAAGGACAAGGAAAAGATGGAGGAGCGCCATGTGAAGCAACTCATAGTGAAGTACAACGAGACGGTAGATGGCGGGTTTCTTGCTCCATTCGGCAGCTGCGGTACCGACAAGCTGGACTACGACGCTAAAGTGGTTAAGAACCTGATAATGGAGCGGCGACTGGCACCATTTTACACACCGCTCCAGGATTTCGACGACTCGTGGAGTCGCGAAGAAGTGATCAAGATCATCGAAGCATTACCTTTGCATGCACCTTTTAACGAGAACcttgaaacctttgaagaCGTTCCCATCGGTGACCTATCACAAAACGATATCGACCATCTCATAGACAAGACGCTCTCTCGGCGTGAGCAACGCCGCATGAGgtccaagattttcaaggccAGGCTTTacaagaagagaatcaTCTGGCAAGAAAGGGAAAATGAAagattctttgaaagtaaAATAGAGGGTAAGCAAAGTAAGCTGCAATCAAACCCTAACTTGCCAAGTGATGACCTGAAGTACGCCATGTACAGTAGTGGAGCAGAGTGCCCAATTTGTTTCCTGTATTACCCCCAGCCCATTAACATGTCGAGATGCTGCTTGCAGCCAATTTGCAGCGAGTGCTTTGTACAGATCAAAAGGGCAGAGCCTCACTTCCCGCATGACGAAGAGGACCCTTCGAATCCGCAGGATGAGGAGAAAGACCCCAACATGCTGACTTCCGAACCCACAAACTGCCCTTACTGCGCTACTCCCGACTTCGGTATCACGTACGAGGCTCCCGCTGACCGCAAGGTTGGACTGCAAGGACTTGCGCCTTCTTCTTACGTGTACCACAAGAAGGATTCTCCAGAACAAGATTCCGTCCCGCGTACTCCGGATCGCCGCGGCTCGCTGGCGTCCACAGACCAACGGGTGGTTACTTCGGATTCATTGAGACCCGATTGGCAGGTAAAGCTCAACAAAGAGCGCATGCGTCTTGCAAGGCGGTCTGCGAACGCAACGGCAATCCACGTTAGCAACCAGCTGGTTACCCCAGGACATCAAGCATCGGCTGGTGTCACGTCAACATCTGCACCACGCTCAAATTCTAACGACAACGCCGTGGAATTTCAGCATTCGTCTCCTACACCACTGTGGCCAGCCAATGCCACGGCTGCTGAGATAGAGAATCATATGATTGAGCAAGCCATAAAGCTTAGCTTAGCCGAACACGAGCGAGAAAACtctccaaagaagaggtaG
- the RPP1A gene encoding ribosomal protein P1 (highly similar to uniprot|P05318 Saccharomyces cerevisiae YDL081C RPP1A Ribosomal protein P1 alpha a component of the ribosomal stalk which is involved in the interaction between translational elongation factors and the ribosome accumulation of P1 in the cytoplasm is regulated by phosphorylation and interaction with the P2 stalk component), protein MSTETALSYAALILADSEVEISTEKLLALTDAANIQIEGIWADIFAKALDSQDLKSLLVNFSAGAAAAPTGGAAAGAAAGGDDAAAEEKEEEAKEESDDDMGFGLFD, encoded by the coding sequence ATGTCTACTGAAACTGCTTTGTCCTACGCTGCCTTGATCTTGGCCGACTCTGAAGTCGAAATCTCCACCGAGAAGTTGTTGGCTTTGACCGACGCCGCCAACATCCAGATCGAGGGTATCTGGGCTGACATCTTCGCCAAGGCTTTGGATAGCCAGGACTTGAAGAGCCTGTTGGTTAACTTCTCTGCTGGTGCCGCTGCTGCCCCAACTGGTGGtgccgctgctggtgccGCCGCTGGTGGTGACGACGCCGCTGCcgaggagaaggaggaagagGCCAAGGAGGAATCCGACGACGACATGGGTTTCGGTCTGTTCGACTAA
- the RPL13A gene encoding 60S ribosomal protein eL13 (highly similar to uniprot|Q12690 Saccharomyces cerevisiae YDL082w RPL13A ribosomal protein or uniprot|P40212 Saccharomyces cerevisiae YMR142c RPL13B), with amino-acid sequence MAIAKNLPILKNHFRKHWQERVKVHFDQAGKKVSRRHARAAKAAKIAPRPLDLLRPVVKPPTIKYNRKVRAGRGFTLAEVKAAGLTPAYARTIGIAVDHRRQNRNQEIFDLNVQRLQEYQSKIIVFPRNGKAPEAEQVLSTAAAFPIAQPTGEQGTRAVEDNGESAYRTLRLARSNKRLAGVREKRARELAEAEADKKK; translated from the exons ATGG CTATCGCTAAGAACTTACCAATCTTGAAGAACCACTTCAGAAAGCACTGGCAGGAGCGCGTCAAGGTGCACTTCGACCAAGCCGGTAAGAAGGTGTCTAGACGTCACGCCAGAGCTGCCAAGGCCGCCAAGATTGCCCCAAGACCATTGGACTTGTTGAGACCAGTTGTCAAGCCTCCAACCATCAAGTACAACAGAAAGGTGAGAGCTGGCAGAGGTTTCACTTTGGCCGAGGTTAAGGCCGCTGGTTTGACCCCAGCTTACGCTAGAACCATTGGTATCGCTGTTGACCACAGACGTCAAAACAGAAACCAGGAGATCTTCGACTTGAACGTGCAAAGATTGCAGGAATACCAATCCAAGATAATTGTCTTCCCAAGAAACGGTAAGGCTCCAGAGGCCGAGCAAGTCTTGTCGACTGCCGCTGCTTTCCCAATTGCCCAGCCAACCGGTGAGCAGGGTACCAGAGCTGTCGAGGACAACGGCGAATCCGCTTACAGAACTTTGAGATTGGCCAGATCCAACAAGAGACTCGCTGGTGTCAGAGAGAAGAGAGCCAGAGAGTTGGCcgaagctgaagctgacaagaagaaataa
- the RPS16B gene encoding 40S ribosomal protein uS9 (highly similar to uniprot|P40213 Saccharomyces cerevisiae YMR143w RPS16A or uniprot|P40213 Saccharomyces cerevisiae YDL083c RPS16B): MSTVPSVQTFGKKKSATAVAHVKAGKGLIKVNGSPITLVEPEILRFKVYEPLVLAGLDKFANIDIRVRVTGGGHVSQVYAIRQAIAKGLVAYHQKFVDEQSKNELKKIFTTYDRTLLIADSRRPEPKKFGGKGARSRFQKSYR; the protein is encoded by the exons ATGTCTACTGTCCCAAGTGTTCAA ACTTTCGGTAAGAAGAAGTCTGCCACTGCCGTCGCCCACGTTAAGGCTGGTAAGGGTTTGATCAAGGTCAACGGTTCCCCAATCACTTTGGTTGAGCCAGAGATCTTGAGATTCAAGGTCTACGAGCCTTTGGTGTTGGCCGGTTTGGACAAGTTCGCCAACATCGACATCAGAGTCAGAGTTACCGGTGGTGGTCACGTCTCTCAAGTGTACGCCATCAGACAGGCTATTGCCAAGGGTTTGGTTGCCTACCACCAAAAGTTCGTGGACGAGCAGTCCAAGAACgaattgaagaagatcttcacCACTTACGACAGAACCTTGTTGATTGCTGACTCCAGAAGACCAGAGCCTAAGAAGTTCGGTGGTAAGGGTGCTCGTTCCAGATTCCAGAAATCTTACCGTTAG
- the FDO1 gene encoding Fdo1p (weakly similar to uniprot|P40214 Saccharomyces cerevisiae YMR144W Hypothetical ORF), producing MAKIGELPNDALVDTSVRRQDSELSRSSCLSPSPDDSLNEESQPIIEKAKSLIDTLKTERILDSSVHPSSPNANTSSGRDLGVRSHSESPRASDALSKDTESKREIVQSLESLVQLASKAREQAKQLRFKNFMLTAGLRDTNSRFEVETSLTKQQFERIRCQLVMECQELQEKVHLQDLKLSKYKETIIEKNKEINKLGRFLNDSGLGKSLHVRNTPQSVTKKAHLDRTSKAQRKDSGMLATLGLLASQVLGDKSEHSVNVDNTESDISHDSFSNQTQGNKAQAAKPFLSTPILPKITRTSFTSPHDDTSSEHQFQIPKLRSFSTLEDSLKDPQ from the coding sequence ATGGCCAAAATCGGGGAACTTCCTAACGACGCACTCGTGGACACTTCTGTCCGCAGGCAGGATTCGGAACTGTCGCGTTCTTCCTGTCTGTCGCCGTCGCCAGACGACTCTCTGAATGAGGAGTCGCAGCCTATCATAGAAAAGGCGAAGTCGCTTATTGACACGCTGAAAACGGAGCGAATATTAGACTCAAGCGTGCACCCCTCGTCCCCCAACGCAAACACCTCTAGTGGCAGGGACCTGGGCGTGCGCAGTCATTCGGAGTCGCCTAGGGCTTCGGATGCGCTTAGCAAGGATACAGAGTCCAAGCGCGAGATTGTTCAGAGTTTAGAGTCTTTGGTCCAGCTTGcctcaaaagcaagagagCAAGCGAAGCAGTTaaggttcaagaactttatgCTTACGGCAGGTCTCAGGGATACAAATTCGCGCTTCGAGGTGGAAACTAGTCTCACCAAACAGCAATTCGAAAGGATAAGGTGTCAGCTCGTGATGGAATGTCaggagcttcaggaaaagGTGCATCTACAAGATCTCAAGCTATCAAAATATAAAGAGACTATCATTgagaaaaacaaagaaataAACAAACTGGGGCGATTCCTTAACGATTCGGGGCTTGGGAAGTCTCTGCACGTCAGAAATACGCCGCAATCGGTTACCAAAAAAGCCCACCTGGATAGGACTAGCAAAGCACAGCGCAAAGACTCTGGCATGCTGGCCACACTTGGTTTGCTGGCTTCCCAGGTCTTGGGCGATAAAAGTGAACATAGCGTCAATGTTGACAATACCGAATCAGATATATCCCATGACAGCTTTTCTAATCAAACGCAGGGCAATAAGGCACAAGCAGCAAAGCCATTTCTTAGCACTCCGATTCTCCCTAAAATCACAAGAACCTCTTTTACGTCACCTCATGATGACACGTCTTCCGAACATCAGTTTCAAATTCCAAAGCTTCGGAGTTTTAGTACTCTGGAAGACTCTCTAAAGGACCCCCAATAA
- the SUB2 gene encoding ATP-dependent RNA helicase SUB2 (similar to uniprot|Q07478 Saccharomyces cerevisiae YDL084W SUB2 Suppresses the cold-sensitive snRNP biogenesis brr1-1 mutation RNA helicase): MSHEGEEDLLEYSDNEQEIQVEASKAAEAGADTKDSGETTGEADKKGSYVGIHSTGFKDFLLKPELSRAIIDCGFEHPSEVQQHTIPQSIHGTDVLCQAKSGLGKTAVFVLSTLQQLDPVPGEVSVVVICNARELAYQIRNEYLRFSKYMPDVKTAVFYGGTPITKDAELLKNKETAPHIVVATPGRLKALVRDKIIDLSSVKNFVIDECDKVLEELGMRKDVQDIFRATPRDKQVMMFSATLSQEMRPICRRFLQNPLEIFVDDEAKLTLHGLQQYYIKLEEREKNRKLAQLLDDLEFNQVIIFVKSTNRANELTKLLNASNFPAITVHGGMKQEERIARYKAFKEFEKRICVSTDVFGRGIDIERINLAINYDLPSEADQYLHRVGRAGRFGTKGLAISFVATSEDEEILAKIQDRFDVKVAEFPEEGVDPSTYLNT, translated from the exons ATGTCGCACGAAGGTGAAGAGGATTTACTAGAATACTCCGACAACGAGCAGGAGATCCAGGTGGAGGCTTCCAAGGCCGCTGAGGCCGGCGCTGACACCAAGGACTCCGGAGAGACTACAGGGGAGGCCGACAAAAAGGGCTCCTACGTGGGCATTCACTCTACCGGGTTCAAGGACTTTCTGCTAAAGCCAGAGCTTTCGAGAGCCATTATCGACTGTGGTTTCGAGCACCCCTCCGAAG TTCAACAACACACAATTCCTCAATCTATTCACGGAACAGACGTGCTTTGCCAGGCCAAATCTGGTCTCGGTAAGACTGCCGTCTTTGTGCTGTCAACCTTGCAACAACTGGACCCAGTGCCCGGCGAGGTTTCCGTCGTTGTCATCTGTAACGCAAGAGAACTGGCCTACCAAATCCGTAACGAGTACCTGAGATTCTCGAAGTACATGCCAGATGTTAAAACTGCTGTTTTCTACGGTGGTACCCCAATCACAAAGGATGCTGAACTTCtaaagaacaaggaaactGCCCCTCACATTGTGGTTGCCACTCCAGGTCGTTTGAAGGCTCTCGTCAGGGACAAGATTATTGACCTGTCATCagtcaagaactttgttATTGACGAGTGTGACAAGGttttggaagagctggGCATGCGTAAGGACGTACAGGACATTTTCAGAGCTACCCCTAGAGACAAGCAGGTTATGATGTTTTCCGCTACCCTATCCCAGGAAATGAGACCAATCTGCAGGCGTTTCCTACAGAACCCTCTTGAGATTTTCGTGGATGACGAAGCCAAGTTGACCCTGCACGGCCTGCAGCAGTACTACATCAAACTGGAAGAGCGCGAGAAGAACCGTAAACTTGCACAACTTCTGGACGACCTAGAGTTCAACCAAGTTATCATTTTCGTGAAGTCTACAAACAGAGCTAATGAACTGACGAAACTGTTGAACGCTTCCAACTTCCCTGCTATCACTGTGCATGGTGGTAtgaagcaagaagagcgtATTGCTCGCTACAAGGCCTTTAaggagttcgagaagcGTATTTGTGTTTCGACTGATGTTTTTGGTAGAGGTATTGATATCGAGCGTATCAACTTGGCCATCAATTACGACTTGCCAAGCGAGGCTGACCAGTACTTACACCGTGTTGGTAGAGCCGGTAGATTTGGTACCAAGGGTTTGGCCATCTCGTTTGTTGCCACCagcgaagatgaagagatTCTAGCTAAAATCCAAGACAGATTTGACGTCAAGGTTGCAGAATTCCCTGAAGAAGGTGTCGACCCATCGACCTATCTAAACACTTAA